Proteins encoded in a region of the Novibacillus thermophilus genome:
- a CDS encoding ABC transporter permease gives MARLQERELSKPYRFPSQERFGKKGSGASFCVPPFLIRSIVPLLVVILWEVLSRAGLVADKLLPAPATVAVTILEMVQDGSLWSHVGITLYRVLIGFVIGTAAGVVFGALVGVNRTVEQLFDTSIQALRSVPSIAWVPLFILWFSIG, from the coding sequence GTGGCCCGATTACAAGAAAGAGAACTTTCAAAGCCGTATCGTTTTCCGTCTCAAGAAAGGTTTGGCAAAAAGGGGAGTGGCGCGAGCTTTTGCGTTCCACCTTTTCTGATCAGAAGCATCGTTCCGCTCCTCGTCGTCATTTTGTGGGAAGTCTTGAGCCGAGCAGGGCTCGTTGCCGACAAATTGCTTCCGGCACCTGCAACTGTCGCTGTGACCATTCTCGAGATGGTACAGGACGGCAGTTTGTGGAGCCATGTCGGCATTACTCTGTACCGGGTCTTGATCGGGTTTGTCATTGGGACGGCGGCCGGAGTCGTGTTCGGTGCGCTCGTCGGGGTGAACCGAACGGTTGAACAGTTATTCGACACGTCCATTCAAGCCCTTCGCTCCGTCCCGTCTATCGCCTGGGTACCGCTGTTCATTTTATGGTTCAGCATCGGGTAA
- the pmtA gene encoding phenol-soluble modulin export ABC transporter ATP-binding protein PmtA yields the protein MEDAVKLTHVSKSFDGFSLDRLSFSIKKGFITGFIGPNGAGKTTTIKLIMNLIKPDSGSIDVFGMDNVKHEKEIKERIGFVYADNHFYDHLSVESMKKVIAPFYKRWDEHTFQHYVKKFNLPPKRKIKQLSRGMKVKFALAVALSHNADLIVMDEPTSGLDPVFRSEILDILTEVIQDEEKTIFFSTHITSDLERIADYVTYIYDGRIVFSEEKDTILEQYLIVKGAKELLDADTRRVFDGLHETGVGFEGLTRHAAQARSLFGDEVVFERPSLEEIMVFTARSGQRA from the coding sequence ATGGAAGACGCCGTAAAGTTGACACATGTGAGCAAATCATTCGACGGATTCAGTTTGGACCGTCTCTCCTTCTCCATAAAAAAAGGGTTTATTACCGGGTTCATCGGACCAAACGGCGCCGGAAAAACAACGACAATCAAACTGATCATGAATCTTATAAAGCCCGATTCAGGTTCTATAGACGTATTCGGGATGGACAACGTAAAGCACGAAAAAGAGATCAAGGAACGCATTGGCTTCGTTTATGCCGACAACCATTTTTACGATCACTTGAGTGTTGAATCGATGAAGAAGGTTATCGCCCCCTTTTACAAACGGTGGGACGAACACACTTTTCAACACTATGTAAAAAAATTCAACCTTCCGCCAAAACGCAAGATCAAACAACTGTCGCGAGGCATGAAAGTAAAGTTTGCCCTCGCCGTCGCACTGTCTCACAATGCCGACTTGATCGTCATGGACGAACCGACGTCCGGGCTCGACCCCGTATTCCGCAGTGAAATTCTCGATATATTGACTGAAGTCATTCAAGATGAGGAGAAAACGATCTTCTTCTCCACGCACATCACTTCAGATTTGGAGAGAATCGCCGATTACGTCACATATATTTACGACGGCCGGATCGTCTTCAGCGAGGAGAAAGACACCATTCTGGAGCAATACCTGATTGTGAAGGGAGCCAAAGAACTGCTGGATGCAGATACGCGGCGGGTGTTTGACGGGTTGCATGAAACGGGGGTCGGGTTTGAGGGGTTGACGCGTCATGCGGCACAGGCACGGTCGCTGTTTGGGGACGAAGTCGTCTTTGAGCGTCCTTCACTGGAAGAGATCATGGTGTTTACGGCAAGGAGCGGTCAACGTGCGTAG
- a CDS encoding diaminopimelate dehydrogenase, with the protein MNKVHKIAVVGYGNIGKYAVQALNRAPDMELAGVVRRARSARDVPPELAGVPIATSIDELEGVEAAILATPTRTTPEYASDILSKGIHTVDSYDIHGELADVRRKLDDIAKRHGSVAIVSAGWDPGTDSMIRSMLEFMAPGGVTYTNFGPGMSMGHSVAVKAIDGVKDALSMTIPLGTGVHRRMVYVECEAGADFETVKEKVLADPYFVNDETHVIQVDDVQQLVDVGHGVSMERKGVSGATHNQLFNFEMRINNPALTSQVLVAAARATFKQQPGAYTMIEVPIIDFMYGDREELIKRLV; encoded by the coding sequence ATGAACAAAGTCCACAAAATCGCCGTCGTCGGTTACGGCAATATCGGAAAATACGCGGTACAAGCCCTCAACAGAGCTCCCGATATGGAATTGGCCGGCGTTGTGAGGCGCGCGCGTTCCGCCCGGGACGTCCCACCCGAACTCGCCGGAGTACCGATCGCAACTTCCATCGACGAGTTGGAAGGGGTCGAAGCGGCGATCCTCGCCACACCGACGCGTACCACCCCAGAGTACGCATCCGACATTTTGTCCAAAGGGATTCATACTGTCGACAGTTACGACATACACGGCGAACTCGCCGATGTCCGAAGGAAATTAGACGACATCGCCAAGAGACACGGCAGTGTCGCCATTGTTTCCGCCGGATGGGACCCCGGAACGGATTCCATGATCCGGAGCATGCTGGAGTTCATGGCTCCCGGCGGTGTCACGTATACGAATTTCGGGCCGGGGATGAGCATGGGACACTCTGTCGCCGTTAAAGCCATTGACGGTGTGAAAGACGCCCTCTCGATGACGATCCCGCTAGGTACAGGGGTTCACCGCCGCATGGTGTACGTGGAGTGTGAAGCTGGCGCTGACTTTGAAACGGTAAAAGAAAAAGTTTTAGCCGACCCTTACTTCGTCAACGACGAAACACACGTCATCCAAGTCGACGATGTGCAGCAGCTGGTTGATGTGGGACACGGCGTATCGATGGAGCGCAAAGGGGTTTCCGGTGCGACCCACAACCAGCTGTTCAACTTCGAGATGCGGATCAACAACCCTGCCTTAACGTCACAAGTCCTTGTGGCCGCGGCACGCGCAACGTTCAAGCAACAGCCCGGCGCCTACACGATGATTGAAGTGCCGATTATTGATTTCATGTACGGTGACCGGGAAGAATTGATCAAGCGATTAGTATGA
- a CDS encoding YtoQ family protein: MELTVYLAGQIHDDWRERVRRLANERKLPLTFVSPQEDHDLSDNIGEKIKGTQPNNIFKDEAASEFNNLRTSILMQKADVVIALFGDKYRQWNTAMDASTALATGKPLILVRHPDLHHALKELAQKADVVVDNVEQALDALAYVLR, encoded by the coding sequence ATGGAACTCACGGTATACTTAGCGGGACAAATTCACGACGACTGGCGGGAGCGCGTCCGGAGATTAGCGAACGAAAGAAAGTTGCCCCTCACGTTCGTCAGTCCCCAGGAAGACCACGATCTGTCCGACAACATCGGGGAAAAGATCAAGGGAACACAACCGAACAACATTTTCAAAGACGAAGCCGCATCGGAATTCAACAACTTGCGCACGAGCATTCTCATGCAAAAGGCGGATGTCGTCATCGCCCTGTTCGGAGACAAATACCGCCAGTGGAACACGGCCATGGATGCGTCCACAGCGCTGGCAACCGGGAAGCCGCTCATTCTCGTCCGCCATCCCGACTTGCACCATGCCCTGAAAGAGTTAGCCCAAAAAGCAGACGTCGTCGTGGATAACGTCGAACAAGCGTTGGATGCGTTAGCGTACGTATTGCGCTAA
- a CDS encoding penicillin-binding transpeptidase domain-containing protein, which yields MSTTTKTLKRRSAFFTIVAAGLLLFNACSKGPTPEESFQAYVADWEEQDFAAMYGRLATESKEAITKDDFVERYENIYAGIEVHNLKIQTNPPEDLEPDENGEVRIPFELSMETLAGPVTFSFEGTLIQEEQGDESGWFVKWDERMIFPQMEPGDKVRAKTVKAERGEITDRHGSGLAVNGTAVAIGIVPGQLGDDGAEAKSQLADELGISVEEIDKKLAADWVQPDLFVPIATLPQGDVERIAALMEIPGVTKQDVPARVYPYGEAAAHLTGYVGEITAEEWEELKEEGYRKDDVLGKSGLEQVFEERLRGEDGGVITIESEAGEEKEVIAEKEPRHGEDIQLTVDMVLQESLYNEMKGDAGTAVALHPKTGEVLALVNSPAYDPNAFVLGLSGEQWEEWEGDPKKPLLNRFAQLFAPGSAFKPVTAAIGLEAGALRPEEKREISGRSWQADASWGNYTVRRVTDPGKPVNLRDAFVYSDNIYFAQTALDIGEEAFLEGAKGFGIGEKIPFAYPVKASQLAGEDGIQSEVQLADTGYGQGQVLMSALHLALTYTPLVNGGNMLAPQLEKSEGEPAQEVWKEQVISEETAELILSDLIDVVEHPKGTGREAKISGVTIAGKTGTAELKESQDDETGTENGWFVAVDTDDPSLLIAMMVEDVKDRGGSHYVVPKVKKVMGDFLRSD from the coding sequence ATGTCAACAACGACCAAAACATTGAAACGACGCAGTGCGTTTTTCACGATCGTCGCGGCGGGGCTTCTGCTGTTCAACGCTTGTTCCAAAGGGCCGACACCGGAAGAGAGTTTTCAGGCGTATGTCGCGGACTGGGAAGAGCAGGACTTTGCCGCGATGTACGGGCGACTGGCGACTGAATCGAAGGAAGCTATCACAAAGGATGATTTTGTCGAACGCTATGAAAACATTTATGCCGGTATCGAAGTACATAACCTGAAGATCCAAACGAATCCTCCGGAAGATTTGGAGCCGGACGAAAACGGAGAAGTCCGCATTCCGTTCGAACTCTCTATGGAGACGTTGGCCGGTCCGGTCACGTTTTCCTTTGAAGGGACACTCATCCAGGAAGAGCAGGGAGACGAGTCGGGTTGGTTTGTCAAATGGGATGAGCGCATGATCTTCCCGCAGATGGAACCCGGCGATAAAGTGCGTGCCAAGACGGTCAAAGCGGAACGGGGAGAAATCACGGATCGACACGGCAGTGGGCTCGCTGTGAACGGCACAGCCGTTGCCATCGGCATTGTGCCCGGACAGCTGGGAGATGACGGCGCGGAAGCTAAATCACAACTGGCCGATGAACTGGGGATTTCCGTGGAAGAGATAGACAAAAAATTGGCTGCTGACTGGGTGCAGCCGGATCTGTTTGTCCCGATCGCCACATTGCCGCAAGGTGACGTCGAGCGCATCGCGGCGTTGATGGAGATTCCCGGCGTGACCAAACAAGATGTACCGGCACGCGTTTACCCGTACGGTGAGGCTGCCGCCCACTTGACAGGCTATGTGGGCGAGATCACGGCAGAAGAGTGGGAAGAATTAAAAGAAGAAGGGTACCGCAAGGACGATGTTTTAGGGAAAAGCGGATTAGAGCAGGTGTTTGAAGAGCGACTCAGAGGGGAAGACGGCGGGGTCATTACGATCGAAAGTGAAGCCGGTGAGGAAAAGGAGGTCATCGCTGAGAAAGAACCGAGACATGGAGAGGACATTCAGCTTACAGTCGACATGGTGCTACAGGAATCCTTGTACAACGAGATGAAAGGGGACGCAGGCACGGCTGTCGCCCTTCACCCGAAAACAGGTGAGGTGCTGGCACTGGTGAACAGCCCGGCATACGATCCGAACGCGTTTGTACTCGGCCTGTCAGGCGAACAGTGGGAGGAGTGGGAAGGCGACCCGAAAAAACCGCTTCTTAATCGCTTTGCCCAGTTGTTTGCCCCCGGTTCAGCTTTTAAACCGGTGACGGCTGCCATCGGTTTGGAGGCGGGCGCCCTTCGACCGGAAGAGAAGCGGGAAATTTCAGGAAGGTCGTGGCAAGCGGATGCATCCTGGGGGAACTACACAGTCAGGCGCGTCACCGATCCCGGCAAACCGGTGAACCTGCGTGACGCCTTTGTCTATTCGGACAACATTTACTTTGCCCAAACGGCACTTGACATAGGGGAAGAAGCTTTCCTAGAAGGGGCCAAAGGGTTCGGAATTGGGGAGAAGATCCCGTTTGCCTACCCGGTTAAAGCCTCACAGTTGGCCGGAGAGGACGGCATTCAAAGCGAGGTTCAGCTGGCAGACACGGGATACGGTCAAGGACAGGTGCTGATGAGTGCGCTGCACCTGGCACTGACATACACCCCTCTTGTCAATGGCGGAAATATGCTGGCGCCGCAACTGGAGAAGTCGGAAGGTGAGCCGGCGCAAGAAGTCTGGAAGGAGCAGGTGATTTCCGAAGAGACGGCCGAACTCATCTTGAGCGATTTAATCGATGTGGTTGAACACCCGAAGGGGACAGGCCGCGAGGCGAAAATTTCCGGTGTCACCATCGCCGGGAAAACGGGGACCGCTGAATTAAAGGAAAGCCAAGACGATGAGACGGGAACGGAAAACGGCTGGTTCGTCGCCGTGGATACCGATGACCCATCACTCCTCATCGCGATGATGGTGGAAGACGTAAAAGATCGCGGCGGGAGCCACTACGTTGTGCCCAAGGTGAAAAAAGTGATGGGGGACTTTTTGCGTTCGGATTAG
- a CDS encoding ABC-2 transporter permease, which yields MGALSALLTFGPVSPTLFAIPFLWLAPVSMTLFEFKNDSNMLINSLPVTRRQVVLSKYVILSLFSVVSAAILAVIHILLQSVLSVEFFPPPIVALILTYAGIGAFLSIYLPLYFLAGPRFMLFASLAMFFAGFIGLSKISPHAMDVLSYLLDLWQQYTVLQWSFGLFTVTTLLLLLSWWTATRIYETKNF from the coding sequence GTGGGGGCTCTGTCCGCCCTGTTAACCTTCGGTCCGGTTTCGCCGACTTTGTTCGCTATCCCGTTCTTGTGGTTGGCTCCCGTCAGCATGACACTGTTTGAATTCAAAAACGACAGCAATATGCTGATCAACAGCTTACCTGTGACGCGACGCCAAGTAGTCCTGTCCAAATACGTCATTTTGTCGTTGTTTTCAGTTGTGTCGGCCGCTATTTTAGCCGTGATCCACATTTTGTTGCAAAGTGTACTGTCTGTCGAATTTTTTCCGCCACCAATCGTTGCACTCATCTTGACTTATGCCGGGATTGGCGCGTTTCTTTCGATTTACTTGCCGCTCTACTTCCTGGCGGGGCCGCGGTTTATGCTGTTTGCCTCCTTGGCGATGTTTTTTGCAGGTTTTATTGGCTTGTCGAAAATTAGTCCGCACGCCATGGACGTCTTGAGCTACCTGTTGGATTTGTGGCAACAGTACACTGTTCTTCAGTGGTCGTTTGGCCTGTTCACAGTGACGACCTTGCTCTTACTTTTGTCGTGGTGGACAGCGACCCGAATTTACGAAACAAAAAACTTTTAG
- a CDS encoding aliphatic sulfonate ABC transporter substrate-binding protein: MRYVFVRVALFVTAVTVFFVGCQRSVGDEAEGEGADKPDKIRLDYAYYSPVSLVLKEKGWAEEVFAEEGIDVEFVLSLGSNKALEFLNSNSVDFGSSAGAAALIAKSNGTPIETVYIYSKPEWTALVTNADSDIQHVDDLKGKKVAATIGTDPYIFLLRALNEEGLSAEDVEVVPLQHPDGATALSKGEVDAWAGLDPHMAQLELEEGAHLFYRNPEFNTYGFLSVRSEFKEKYPQYVEKVIELYEKARKWTLDHPADATRILADSAQLNKDVAEIEMGRNDFSDPVPGAVHREAIKAAAEVLQSEGIIGADVDIDSLSHELIQPSFTEKVVQ, translated from the coding sequence GTGCGGTACGTTTTCGTGAGAGTGGCGTTGTTCGTCACGGCGGTTACAGTGTTTTTCGTCGGCTGTCAACGTTCGGTGGGGGACGAGGCGGAAGGTGAAGGAGCGGACAAACCGGACAAAATTCGCTTGGATTACGCTTATTACTCCCCGGTAAGTCTCGTGTTAAAAGAAAAAGGCTGGGCAGAGGAGGTGTTTGCTGAGGAAGGGATTGACGTCGAGTTTGTACTCAGTCTCGGAAGTAACAAGGCATTGGAATTTTTAAACAGCAACAGCGTAGACTTCGGTTCGTCGGCGGGAGCGGCTGCACTCATCGCCAAATCAAACGGGACACCGATTGAGACTGTCTACATCTATTCTAAACCGGAATGGACCGCCCTCGTCACGAATGCCGATTCTGACATTCAACACGTGGACGATTTGAAAGGGAAGAAGGTGGCGGCCACTATTGGCACGGATCCGTACATCTTTTTGCTGCGGGCATTAAACGAGGAAGGACTATCAGCGGAAGACGTGGAAGTGGTGCCCCTCCAGCATCCCGATGGCGCCACGGCACTGTCAAAAGGAGAAGTCGATGCCTGGGCAGGATTGGACCCGCACATGGCTCAACTGGAACTGGAAGAAGGGGCGCACTTGTTTTATCGCAACCCCGAATTCAATACATACGGCTTTCTCAGTGTGCGTTCAGAATTTAAAGAAAAGTATCCCCAATACGTAGAAAAAGTGATCGAACTGTATGAGAAGGCGAGAAAGTGGACGTTAGACCATCCGGCTGACGCGACACGCATTTTGGCCGATTCAGCGCAGTTAAATAAAGACGTGGCCGAAATCGAAATGGGGCGCAACGATTTCTCCGATCCCGTTCCAGGAGCTGTGCACCGTGAAGCGATAAAAGCTGCCGCAGAAGTGTTGCAAAGCGAAGGAATCATTGGTGCCGATGTCGATATCGACTCCCTTTCCCATGAGCTCATACAGCCATCGTTTACCGAAAAAGTCGTTCAGTAA
- the fumC gene encoding class II fumarate hydratase encodes MDYRIERDTLGEMKVPTDKLWGAQTQRSYENFPIGTEKMPMDVIRAFAMLKKGAALANRRLNNLEPEKAEAIAQAADEILDGKWDAHFPLVVWQTGSGTQSNMNVNEVIATRANQILEAKGSELRVHPNDDVNRSQSSNDTFPTALHVAAVIAVEDQLLPSVDKLKQTFAKQVEDFQDIIKTGRTHLQDATPLTLGQEISGWHRMLEKDENMIKESVQYMKELAIGGTAVGTGLNAHPKFGDYVAEELSRMTGKGFTSAKNKFHALTSHDEIVHAHGALKALAADMMKIANDVRWLASGPRCGIGEITIPANEPGSSIMPGKVNPTQSEAVTMVAVQVMGNDAAIGFAASQGNFELNVFKPVIIYNFLQSTRLLADSIVSFNDRAAVGIEPNRDVIDHYLNQSLMLVTALNPHIGYENAAKIAKLAFAENITLKEAAVKTGLLTAEEFDRLVRPEDMIQPNVK; translated from the coding sequence ATGGATTACCGTATTGAACGCGACACGTTAGGAGAGATGAAAGTCCCGACCGATAAACTCTGGGGGGCGCAAACCCAGCGCAGTTACGAAAACTTCCCCATCGGCACTGAAAAAATGCCCATGGACGTCATTCGCGCTTTCGCCATGCTCAAAAAGGGGGCGGCACTAGCGAACCGGCGTTTGAACAACTTGGAACCGGAGAAGGCAGAGGCCATCGCTCAAGCCGCCGACGAAATTTTGGACGGAAAATGGGACGCGCACTTCCCCCTCGTCGTGTGGCAAACGGGGAGCGGCACCCAATCGAATATGAACGTCAACGAAGTGATCGCTACGAGAGCGAATCAAATTCTTGAAGCAAAGGGCAGTGAACTGCGCGTTCACCCGAACGACGACGTGAACCGTTCACAAAGTTCGAACGACACGTTTCCCACCGCCCTCCACGTCGCCGCTGTCATCGCCGTGGAAGACCAGCTCTTGCCCTCCGTTGACAAACTGAAACAAACATTTGCTAAACAAGTTGAAGACTTTCAAGATATCATTAAAACTGGCCGAACCCACTTGCAAGATGCAACACCTTTAACTTTGGGGCAAGAAATCAGCGGATGGCACAGGATGCTGGAAAAAGACGAAAACATGATCAAGGAGAGCGTTCAGTACATGAAGGAACTGGCCATCGGCGGAACAGCTGTCGGCACTGGACTGAATGCCCATCCGAAGTTCGGGGACTACGTCGCCGAAGAACTGAGCCGCATGACTGGAAAGGGGTTCACTTCAGCGAAAAACAAGTTCCACGCGCTCACGAGCCACGACGAAATCGTGCATGCCCACGGTGCCCTCAAAGCCCTCGCGGCCGACATGATGAAAATCGCAAACGACGTACGTTGGCTCGCCAGCGGACCGCGCTGCGGCATCGGCGAAATTACGATACCGGCCAACGAACCGGGCAGTTCAATCATGCCGGGGAAAGTGAATCCGACCCAGAGTGAAGCGGTGACGATGGTGGCCGTCCAAGTCATGGGGAACGACGCTGCCATCGGTTTCGCCGCCAGTCAGGGCAATTTCGAATTGAACGTGTTTAAACCGGTGATCATCTACAACTTCTTACAGTCGACGCGCCTCCTTGCCGACTCCATCGTGTCGTTCAACGACCGGGCTGCTGTCGGAATCGAACCGAACCGGGACGTCATCGACCACTATTTGAACCAGTCGCTCATGTTGGTGACGGCCTTGAACCCGCACATCGGCTATGAAAATGCGGCGAAGATTGCGAAACTCGCCTTTGCCGAAAACATCACACTGAAAGAAGCTGCCGTAAAGACTGGACTGTTGACGGCAGAAGAGTTCGATCGCCTCGTCCGTCCAGAAGACATGATTCAGCCGAACGTTAAATGA
- a CDS encoding GntR family transcriptional regulator yields MNIIISNTSKEPIYKQIKNQIKQSIFKGELQEGDALPSIRALAKDLHISVITTKRAYEDLEQEGFITSVVGKGSFVAGQNSDLIREKRLKWIEDKLTEVVTESKTLDISLEELKDMLELLYKEDL; encoded by the coding sequence ATGAATATCATTATTTCCAATACGTCGAAAGAACCGATATACAAACAAATTAAAAATCAAATCAAACAAAGCATCTTCAAAGGGGAACTGCAGGAAGGGGACGCCCTTCCCTCTATTCGTGCCCTGGCGAAAGACTTGCACATCAGTGTGATTACGACGAAACGGGCGTATGAAGATTTAGAGCAAGAGGGCTTTATCACGTCCGTCGTCGGCAAAGGATCGTTCGTCGCGGGGCAAAACAGCGATTTGATCCGCGAAAAACGGCTGAAGTGGATTGAGGACAAACTGACAGAAGTGGTGACAGAAAGCAAAACACTGGATATCAGCCTGGAAGAACTGAAAGACATGCTGGAACTGCTGTACAAGGAGGACCTATAA
- a CDS encoding L-cystine transporter: MTNVLIVINVVLLLLFALALFFMQKNHLSFSKRVFAGLGIGIVFGLSLQFVYGPDSEVVEKSVDWFNIVGNGYVTLLQMLVMPLVFISILAAFTKSQLSHNIGKIGGVIIGILIGTTAIAAVLGIGAAFVFDLQATEIHAGEEEAIRGEELEERMGELEGMTVPQRIVSLLPGNPFLDFTGARPTSTIAVVIFASFLGISYLGVKRKHAEQAEMFAKLTDALHAVVMRVVTLVIRLTPYGVLALMSRVSATSDLHAIWQLGKFVVASYAALLVMFAVHLLLIAVSGLNPLTYVKKVLPVLTFAFTSRSSAATLPLNVRAQHQDLGVPEGTANFAGSFGLTIGQNGCAGIYPAMLAVMIAPTVGINPLSPSFLLTLVAVVALGSFGVAGVGGGATFAALIVLSAMNLPVALAGLLISIEPLIDMGRTAVNVSGSMTAGVLTGRVTGELDTTIYATRRGMTLPVDETNAVG; the protein is encoded by the coding sequence ATGACAAATGTTTTGATTGTGATCAATGTGGTACTGTTGCTCTTGTTTGCTTTAGCCTTGTTCTTCATGCAGAAAAATCATTTATCTTTTTCTAAACGTGTGTTTGCCGGTCTGGGGATTGGCATTGTCTTCGGCCTCAGCTTGCAATTTGTTTACGGCCCGGATTCAGAAGTAGTTGAAAAGTCTGTCGATTGGTTTAACATCGTGGGAAACGGGTACGTCACATTGCTGCAAATGTTGGTCATGCCCCTCGTCTTTATTTCCATTCTCGCAGCGTTTACAAAATCTCAGTTGTCACACAACATCGGCAAAATCGGCGGCGTGATTATCGGCATTTTGATCGGTACGACGGCGATTGCCGCCGTTCTCGGAATCGGTGCAGCCTTCGTGTTTGATTTGCAGGCGACGGAAATACACGCCGGAGAAGAAGAAGCAATCCGCGGCGAAGAACTGGAAGAAAGAATGGGCGAATTGGAAGGCATGACGGTGCCGCAGCGAATCGTGTCGTTGTTGCCGGGAAACCCGTTCTTGGATTTTACCGGAGCTCGCCCGACGTCGACGATTGCCGTGGTGATATTTGCAAGTTTCCTAGGGATCTCCTACTTGGGAGTCAAGCGAAAACATGCTGAACAGGCGGAGATGTTTGCGAAACTGACGGATGCGTTACACGCTGTTGTCATGCGGGTTGTCACGCTTGTCATCCGTTTGACACCGTACGGTGTCCTCGCCTTGATGAGTCGGGTTTCTGCGACGAGCGATCTTCATGCCATCTGGCAATTAGGTAAATTTGTAGTGGCGTCTTATGCGGCACTGCTGGTCATGTTTGCGGTCCACTTGCTCCTCATCGCCGTGTCCGGTCTAAATCCGCTGACATATGTCAAAAAGGTGCTGCCGGTCTTGACGTTTGCCTTCACTTCCCGCTCCAGTGCGGCGACGTTGCCGCTTAACGTGCGGGCTCAACACCAAGACCTGGGTGTACCCGAAGGTACGGCGAATTTCGCTGGGTCGTTCGGTCTCACCATCGGACAGAACGGGTGTGCTGGCATTTACCCGGCTATGCTCGCGGTCATGATCGCGCCGACTGTCGGTATCAACCCTCTCAGTCCTTCTTTCCTTCTGACGTTAGTCGCCGTGGTCGCGTTGGGTTCGTTCGGCGTTGCCGGTGTCGGCGGAGGAGCTACCTTTGCCGCGCTCATCGTGTTATCCGCGATGAACCTCCCAGTTGCTCTGGCGGGATTGCTCATCTCCATCGAACCGCTCATTGACATGGGACGTACGGCTGTCAACGTCAGCGGAAGTATGACGGCCGGGGTGCTGACCGGCAGGGTGACGGGAGAGCTAGACACGACTATTTATGCAACACGTCGGGGTATGACATTGCCTGTTGACGAAACAAATGCAGTGGGGTAA